The Carassius auratus strain Wakin chromosome 40, ASM336829v1, whole genome shotgun sequence genome has a segment encoding these proteins:
- the LOC113058658 gene encoding stAR-related lipid transfer protein 13-like isoform X2, which produces MTAKLTLRRSFSEQLRESTSKAWDLLWKSVRERRLAEIEAKEACDWLRAAGFPQYAQLFEDSQFPIDISPVKKDHDFLDKDLVEPLCRRLNTLNKCASMKLDVNLPKKKSEDSDEDDLFAISDKWTFEWSSRRWSRLQDIDCLLRGVENKNPGENSALRTTTSSESVLTDLSEPEISSLRSESSGGSGGVCVHSPEDSDSSHRTCSDSAAMPDHTSLGVTHLSSELSSYDSLPVKHGKRGRTRAKEFLRRMEAFQLRGAMGGGGNRSLAISAPVLQQEPQAVKTLHCVDIIDGDMHLADPPSGMRLPSQSSSEGSSSQSSGSAVSTPNMKERNFHRADHKRSGMYLEDLDVFSSLINGKRVAEQNRRNEFYSYEDLVVHIPKDHKPGTFPKALSIESLSPSTAISINWHSTRMDSDVRHPPSFKEPQSVTQCSTRGSRISIYDNVPSSHLYASTGDLIDLEKEDFFPHLDDILQHVNGLQQIVDHWSKNVLPKSENLGKDRVGLVGQRQGNQQSSSQITLDFEGHSVQEGQATPGDVDRDGVSLNESEFTGMRERRDSGVGASLTRPRRLRWPSFQISNRLSHSVASLQIASQSAAQLSLLQKFSLLRLTAIMEKYSMSNKHGWTWSVPKFMKRIKVPDYKDKNVFGVPLIVHVQRFGQPLPLSVQQALRYLRSQCLDQVGLFRKSGVKSRIQALRQMNENSPDDVSYEDQSAYDVADMVKQFFRDLPEPLLTSKLGETFLHIYQYVPKEQRLQAVQAAIMLMSDENREVLQTLLCFLSDVTSSVQENQMTPMNIAVCLAPSLFHLNILKKDSLTPRAMQMQKKYATGRPDQKDLNENLAATQGLVHMITECNRLFEIPHGMVTQSRNSYVEAELQAPTIEELCKRQHQEEEAEDEGSWPAFMEARLQGLLKETREKAKGWVSCQSTSDTELSYKKVGDGNPLRRWRVSVEVEAPPSVVLNRVLRERHLWDVDLMNWKVCDVLDRQTEVFQYVLNCMPPHPSRDFVVLRSWRTDLPRGTCSLVSLSIEHEDCPPVGGIRAIVMESNYLLEPCGSGKSRLTHICRVDLKGRTPDWYNKAFGHLCADEAARIRNSFQPIQTEGPETKI; this is translated from the exons AAATCGAGGCAAAGGAAGCTTGTGACTGGCTACGAGCGGCAGGATTCCCCCAGTACGCCCAGCTCTTTGAAG ATTCTCAATTTCCAATTGACATCTCTCCTGTGAAGAAAGACCATGACTTCTTGGACAAAGACCTTGTGGAACCTCTATGTCG GCGACTGAATACATTAAACAAGTGTGCCTCTATGAAACTTGACGTGAACCTTCCCAAGAAAAAA AGTGAAGATTCAGATGAAGATGACCTCTTTGCCATCAGTGACAAATGGACCTTTGAATGGAGCAGTCGCCGCTGGTCCAGGCTCCAAGACATCGATTGCCTGCTGAGGGGTGTGGAGAACAAGAACCCAGGGGAGAACTCTGCCCTGCGGACAACGACCAGCAGTGAGAGTGTTCTGACAGACTTGAGCGAGCCGGAGATCTCTTCCCTCCGCAGTGAGAGCAGCGGTGGCAGTGGGGGTGTTTGTGTGCATAGCCCGGAAGACTCGGACAGTTCGCACCGCACTTGCTCGGACTCTGCAGCCATGCCTGACCACACATCACTAGGTGTGACCCATCTTTCTTCAGAACTTTCGAGCTATGATTCATTGCCTGTAAAGCATGGCAAGAGAGGACGGACACGAGCTAAGGAGTTCTTACGGCGCATGGAAGCTTTTCAGTTACGTGGAGCAATGGGTGGTGGAGGGAACAGGAGTCTTGCTATAAGTGCCCCAGTTCTCCAACAAGAACCACAGGCTGTGAAAACTCTCcactgtgtggacatcatcgatGGAGACATGCATCTTGCAGATCCACCTTCCGGCATGCGGTTGCCCTCCCAGTCTAGCAGCGAAGGGAGCAGCAGCCAGTCCAGTGGGAGTGCCGTCAGTACGCCAAATATGAAGGAACGCAACTTCCATCGGGCTGATCACAAGCGCAGTGGGATGTACCTGGAGGACTTGGATGTGTTCTCCAGTCTCATCAATGGTAAGCGTGTGGCTGAGCAGAACCGACGCAATGAGTTCTACTCCTACGAGGATCTGGTGGTGCATATACCTAAAGATCACAAGCCTGGAACCTTTCCCAAAGCTCTGTCCATCGAGAGTCTTTCACCCTCAACGGCGATCTCCATCAACTGGCACTCGACAAGAATGGACTCGGATGTTCGGCATCCACCTAGCTTCAAAGAACCTCAATCAGTCACACAGTGCTCCACCCGAGGCAGTCGGATCAGCATTTACGACAATGTACCCAGCTCGCACCTCTATGCCAGCACCGGTGACCTCATAGACTTGGAAAAGGAAGACTTTTTCCCACATTTGGATGATATTCTGCAGCATGTTAATGGACTGCAACAGATCGTGGACCACTGGTCCAAGAATGTATTGCCTAAAAGTGAAAACTTGGGGAAGGACCGAGTTGGTCTTGTTGGCCAAAGGCAAGGTAACCAGCAATCATCCAGTCAGATCACATTGGATTTTGAGGGACATTCAGTGCAGGAGGGTCAGGCAACCCCCGGTGATGTAGACAGGGATGGGGTGTCACTTAATGAATCAGAATTCACAGGAATGAGGGAAAGGAGAGACTCAGGGGTCGGGGCTTCACTTACCAGACCAAGACG CTTGCGATGGCCTAGTTTCCAGATTTCCAACCGCCTCAGCCATTCGGTCGCCTCTCTCCAGATCGCCAGCCAATCTGCGGCCCAGCTTAGCCTGCTACAGAAATTTTCCTTGCTCCGTCTCACTGCCATTATGGAGAAATACTCCATGTCCAACAAACATGGCTGGACCTG GTCTGTGCCAAAGTTTATGAAGAGGATCAAGGTTCCAGACTATAAGGATAAGAATGTGTTCGGGGTTCCACTGATTGTGCATGTGCAACGCTTTGGTCAACCTTTACCTCTCAGTGTCCAGCAGGCTTTGCGCTACCTCAGGAGCCAATGCCTTGATCAG GTGGGTCTTTTTCGTAAGTCAGGAGTGAAGTCTCGTATCCAAGCTCTCAGACAGATGAATGAGAATTCTCCCGATGATGTCAGCTATGAAGACCAGTCTGCGTATGATGTGGCCGACATGGTCAAACAGTTCTTCAGGGATCTGCCTGAGCCACTTCTGACCAGCAAACTGGGTGAAACCTTCCTCCACATTTATCAAT ATGTGCCCAAAGAGCAGCGCTTGCAGGCTGTGCAGGCGGCTATTATGCTGATGTCAGATGAAAACAGAGAGGTACTGCAAACACTGCTCTGCTTCCTGAGTGATGTCACATCCTCAGTGCAAGAGAATCAAATGACGCCTATGAACATTGCAGTGTGTCTGGCACCATCGCTTTTTCATCTCAACATCCTGAAGAAGGACAGTCTTACACCAAG AGCTATGCAGATGCAGAAAAAGTATGCTACAGGGAGGCCAGACCAAAAGGACCTGAATGAAAACCTGGCTGCCACTCAGGGCCTGGTTCACATGATCACAGAGTGTAACCGCTTATTTGAG attCCACATGGAATGGTGACACAATCACGAAACTCCTATGTGGAGGCCGAGCTTCAGGCTCCCACCATTGAGGAGCTCTGCAAGCGGCAACATCAAGAGGAAGAGGCGGAAGATGAAGGCTCTTGGCCTGCATTCATGGAGGCCAGGCTGCAGGGTCTCCTCAAAGAAACACGGGAAAAGGCCAAAGGCTGGGTGTCCTGTCAGAGCACCAGCGACACAGAGCTGTCCTATAAGAAG GTGGGTGATGGGAACCCTCTGCGGCGTTGGAGGGTCTCAGTGGAGGTGGAAGCCCCTCCGTCTGTGGTCCTAAACCGTGTTCTTCGGGAACGCCATCTGTGGGACGTGGATCTGATGAATTGGAAAGTGTGTGACGTCCTGGACAGGCAAACGGAAGTGTTCCAGTATGTCCTCAACTGTATGCCTCCTCATCCCAGCAGAGACTTTGTAGTGCTCAG GTCGTGGAGGACGGATCTGCCGCGTGGGACGTGTTCTCTGGTCTCCCTGTCTATTGAGCATGAGGACTGTCCGCCTGTAGGGGGCATCAGAGCTATAGTTATGGAATCCAATTACTTGCTGGAGCCCTGTGGCTCTGGCAAGTCCAGACTCACCCACATCTGCAGAGTGGACCTGAA agggaGAACTCCGGACTGGTATAACAAAGCATTCGGACACCTTTGTGCCGATGAAGCTGCTCGTATTCGCAATTCCTTCCAGCCAATCCAAACAGAGGGTCCAGAAACAAAAATTTGA
- the LOC113058658 gene encoding stAR-related lipid transfer protein 13-like isoform X4 yields MYRELPRTESSECLGNMTPETQDIYLRMDHLRRRSGYRLGRIIARQQLLNRIAAEIEAKEACDWLRAAGFPQYAQLFEDSQFPIDISPVKKDHDFLDKDLVEPLCRRLNTLNKCASMKLDVNLPKKKSEDSDEDDLFAISDKWTFEWSSRRWSRLQDIDCLLRGVENKNPGENSALRTTTSSESVLTDLSEPEISSLRSESSGGSGGVCVHSPEDSDSSHRTCSDSAAMPDHTSLGVTHLSSELSSYDSLPVKHGKRGRTRAKEFLRRMEAFQLRGAMGGGGNRSLAISAPVLQQEPQAVKTLHCVDIIDGDMHLADPPSGMRLPSQSSSEGSSSQSSGSAVSTPNMKERNFHRADHKRSGMYLEDLDVFSSLINGKRVAEQNRRNEFYSYEDLVVHIPKDHKPGTFPKALSIESLSPSTAISINWHSTRMDSDVRHPPSFKEPQSVTQCSTRGSRISIYDNVPSSHLYASTGDLIDLEKEDFFPHLDDILQHVNGLQQIVDHWSKNVLPKSENLGKDRVGLVGQRQGNQQSSSQITLDFEGHSVQEGQATPGDVDRDGVSLNESEFTGMRERRDSGVGASLTRPRRLRWPSFQISNRLSHSVASLQIASQSAAQLSLLQKFSLLRLTAIMEKYSMSNKHGWTWSVPKFMKRIKVPDYKDKNVFGVPLIVHVQRFGQPLPLSVQQALRYLRSQCLDQVGLFRKSGVKSRIQALRQMNENSPDDVSYEDQSAYDVADMVKQFFRDLPEPLLTSKLGETFLHIYQYVPKEQRLQAVQAAIMLMSDENREVLQTLLCFLSDVTSSVQENQMTPMNIAVCLAPSLFHLNILKKDSLTPRAMQMQKKYATGRPDQKDLNENLAATQGLVHMITECNRLFEIPHGMVTQSRNSYVEAELQAPTIEELCKRQHQEEEAEDEGSWPAFMEARLQGLLKETREKAKGWVSCQSTSDTELSYKKVGDGNPLRRWRVSVEVEAPPSVVLNRVLRERHLWDVDLMNWKVCDVLDRQTEVFQYVLNCMPPHPSRDFVVLRSWRTDLPRGTCSLVSLSIEHEDCPPVGGIRAIVMESNYLLEPCGSGKSRLTHICRVDLKGRTPDWYNKAFGHLCADEAARIRNSFQPIQTEGPETKI; encoded by the exons AAATCGAGGCAAAGGAAGCTTGTGACTGGCTACGAGCGGCAGGATTCCCCCAGTACGCCCAGCTCTTTGAAG ATTCTCAATTTCCAATTGACATCTCTCCTGTGAAGAAAGACCATGACTTCTTGGACAAAGACCTTGTGGAACCTCTATGTCG GCGACTGAATACATTAAACAAGTGTGCCTCTATGAAACTTGACGTGAACCTTCCCAAGAAAAAA AGTGAAGATTCAGATGAAGATGACCTCTTTGCCATCAGTGACAAATGGACCTTTGAATGGAGCAGTCGCCGCTGGTCCAGGCTCCAAGACATCGATTGCCTGCTGAGGGGTGTGGAGAACAAGAACCCAGGGGAGAACTCTGCCCTGCGGACAACGACCAGCAGTGAGAGTGTTCTGACAGACTTGAGCGAGCCGGAGATCTCTTCCCTCCGCAGTGAGAGCAGCGGTGGCAGTGGGGGTGTTTGTGTGCATAGCCCGGAAGACTCGGACAGTTCGCACCGCACTTGCTCGGACTCTGCAGCCATGCCTGACCACACATCACTAGGTGTGACCCATCTTTCTTCAGAACTTTCGAGCTATGATTCATTGCCTGTAAAGCATGGCAAGAGAGGACGGACACGAGCTAAGGAGTTCTTACGGCGCATGGAAGCTTTTCAGTTACGTGGAGCAATGGGTGGTGGAGGGAACAGGAGTCTTGCTATAAGTGCCCCAGTTCTCCAACAAGAACCACAGGCTGTGAAAACTCTCcactgtgtggacatcatcgatGGAGACATGCATCTTGCAGATCCACCTTCCGGCATGCGGTTGCCCTCCCAGTCTAGCAGCGAAGGGAGCAGCAGCCAGTCCAGTGGGAGTGCCGTCAGTACGCCAAATATGAAGGAACGCAACTTCCATCGGGCTGATCACAAGCGCAGTGGGATGTACCTGGAGGACTTGGATGTGTTCTCCAGTCTCATCAATGGTAAGCGTGTGGCTGAGCAGAACCGACGCAATGAGTTCTACTCCTACGAGGATCTGGTGGTGCATATACCTAAAGATCACAAGCCTGGAACCTTTCCCAAAGCTCTGTCCATCGAGAGTCTTTCACCCTCAACGGCGATCTCCATCAACTGGCACTCGACAAGAATGGACTCGGATGTTCGGCATCCACCTAGCTTCAAAGAACCTCAATCAGTCACACAGTGCTCCACCCGAGGCAGTCGGATCAGCATTTACGACAATGTACCCAGCTCGCACCTCTATGCCAGCACCGGTGACCTCATAGACTTGGAAAAGGAAGACTTTTTCCCACATTTGGATGATATTCTGCAGCATGTTAATGGACTGCAACAGATCGTGGACCACTGGTCCAAGAATGTATTGCCTAAAAGTGAAAACTTGGGGAAGGACCGAGTTGGTCTTGTTGGCCAAAGGCAAGGTAACCAGCAATCATCCAGTCAGATCACATTGGATTTTGAGGGACATTCAGTGCAGGAGGGTCAGGCAACCCCCGGTGATGTAGACAGGGATGGGGTGTCACTTAATGAATCAGAATTCACAGGAATGAGGGAAAGGAGAGACTCAGGGGTCGGGGCTTCACTTACCAGACCAAGACG CTTGCGATGGCCTAGTTTCCAGATTTCCAACCGCCTCAGCCATTCGGTCGCCTCTCTCCAGATCGCCAGCCAATCTGCGGCCCAGCTTAGCCTGCTACAGAAATTTTCCTTGCTCCGTCTCACTGCCATTATGGAGAAATACTCCATGTCCAACAAACATGGCTGGACCTG GTCTGTGCCAAAGTTTATGAAGAGGATCAAGGTTCCAGACTATAAGGATAAGAATGTGTTCGGGGTTCCACTGATTGTGCATGTGCAACGCTTTGGTCAACCTTTACCTCTCAGTGTCCAGCAGGCTTTGCGCTACCTCAGGAGCCAATGCCTTGATCAG GTGGGTCTTTTTCGTAAGTCAGGAGTGAAGTCTCGTATCCAAGCTCTCAGACAGATGAATGAGAATTCTCCCGATGATGTCAGCTATGAAGACCAGTCTGCGTATGATGTGGCCGACATGGTCAAACAGTTCTTCAGGGATCTGCCTGAGCCACTTCTGACCAGCAAACTGGGTGAAACCTTCCTCCACATTTATCAAT ATGTGCCCAAAGAGCAGCGCTTGCAGGCTGTGCAGGCGGCTATTATGCTGATGTCAGATGAAAACAGAGAGGTACTGCAAACACTGCTCTGCTTCCTGAGTGATGTCACATCCTCAGTGCAAGAGAATCAAATGACGCCTATGAACATTGCAGTGTGTCTGGCACCATCGCTTTTTCATCTCAACATCCTGAAGAAGGACAGTCTTACACCAAG AGCTATGCAGATGCAGAAAAAGTATGCTACAGGGAGGCCAGACCAAAAGGACCTGAATGAAAACCTGGCTGCCACTCAGGGCCTGGTTCACATGATCACAGAGTGTAACCGCTTATTTGAG attCCACATGGAATGGTGACACAATCACGAAACTCCTATGTGGAGGCCGAGCTTCAGGCTCCCACCATTGAGGAGCTCTGCAAGCGGCAACATCAAGAGGAAGAGGCGGAAGATGAAGGCTCTTGGCCTGCATTCATGGAGGCCAGGCTGCAGGGTCTCCTCAAAGAAACACGGGAAAAGGCCAAAGGCTGGGTGTCCTGTCAGAGCACCAGCGACACAGAGCTGTCCTATAAGAAG GTGGGTGATGGGAACCCTCTGCGGCGTTGGAGGGTCTCAGTGGAGGTGGAAGCCCCTCCGTCTGTGGTCCTAAACCGTGTTCTTCGGGAACGCCATCTGTGGGACGTGGATCTGATGAATTGGAAAGTGTGTGACGTCCTGGACAGGCAAACGGAAGTGTTCCAGTATGTCCTCAACTGTATGCCTCCTCATCCCAGCAGAGACTTTGTAGTGCTCAG GTCGTGGAGGACGGATCTGCCGCGTGGGACGTGTTCTCTGGTCTCCCTGTCTATTGAGCATGAGGACTGTCCGCCTGTAGGGGGCATCAGAGCTATAGTTATGGAATCCAATTACTTGCTGGAGCCCTGTGGCTCTGGCAAGTCCAGACTCACCCACATCTGCAGAGTGGACCTGAA agggaGAACTCCGGACTGGTATAACAAAGCATTCGGACACCTTTGTGCCGATGAAGCTGCTCGTATTCGCAATTCCTTCCAGCCAATCCAAACAGAGGGTCCAGAAACAAAAATTTGA
- the LOC113058658 gene encoding stAR-related lipid transfer protein 13-like isoform X3 — translation MKVSQIEAKEACDWLRAAGFPQYAQLFEDSQFPIDISPVKKDHDFLDKDLVEPLCRRLNTLNKCASMKLDVNLPKKKSEDSDEDDLFAISDKWTFEWSSRRWSRLQDIDCLLRGVENKNPGENSALRTTTSSESVLTDLSEPEISSLRSESSGGSGGVCVHSPEDSDSSHRTCSDSAAMPDHTSLGVTHLSSELSSYDSLPVKHGKRGRTRAKEFLRRMEAFQLRGAMGGGGNRSLAISAPVLQQEPQAVKTLHCVDIIDGDMHLADPPSGMRLPSQSSSEGSSSQSSGSAVSTPNMKERNFHRADHKRSGMYLEDLDVFSSLINGKRVAEQNRRNEFYSYEDLVVHIPKDHKPGTFPKALSIESLSPSTAISINWHSTRMDSDVRHPPSFKEPQSVTQCSTRGSRISIYDNVPSSHLYASTGDLIDLEKEDFFPHLDDILQHVNGLQQIVDHWSKNVLPKSENLGKDRVGLVGQRQGNQQSSSQITLDFEGHSVQEGQATPGDVDRDGVSLNESEFTGMRERRDSGVGASLTRPRRLRWPSFQISNRLSHSVASLQIASQSAAQLSLLQKFSLLRLTAIMEKYSMSNKHGWTWSVPKFMKRIKVPDYKDKNVFGVPLIVHVQRFGQPLPLSVQQALRYLRSQCLDQVGLFRKSGVKSRIQALRQMNENSPDDVSYEDQSAYDVADMVKQFFRDLPEPLLTSKLGETFLHIYQYVPKEQRLQAVQAAIMLMSDENREVLQTLLCFLSDVTSSVQENQMTPMNIAVCLAPSLFHLNILKKDSLTPRAMQMQKKYATGRPDQKDLNENLAATQGLVHMITECNRLFEIPHGMVTQSRNSYVEAELQAPTIEELCKRQHQEEEAEDEGSWPAFMEARLQGLLKETREKAKGWVSCQSTSDTELSYKKVGDGNPLRRWRVSVEVEAPPSVVLNRVLRERHLWDVDLMNWKVCDVLDRQTEVFQYVLNCMPPHPSRDFVVLRSWRTDLPRGTCSLVSLSIEHEDCPPVGGIRAIVMESNYLLEPCGSGKSRLTHICRVDLKGRTPDWYNKAFGHLCADEAARIRNSFQPIQTEGPETKI, via the exons atgaaaGTCTCTC AAATCGAGGCAAAGGAAGCTTGTGACTGGCTACGAGCGGCAGGATTCCCCCAGTACGCCCAGCTCTTTGAAG ATTCTCAATTTCCAATTGACATCTCTCCTGTGAAGAAAGACCATGACTTCTTGGACAAAGACCTTGTGGAACCTCTATGTCG GCGACTGAATACATTAAACAAGTGTGCCTCTATGAAACTTGACGTGAACCTTCCCAAGAAAAAA AGTGAAGATTCAGATGAAGATGACCTCTTTGCCATCAGTGACAAATGGACCTTTGAATGGAGCAGTCGCCGCTGGTCCAGGCTCCAAGACATCGATTGCCTGCTGAGGGGTGTGGAGAACAAGAACCCAGGGGAGAACTCTGCCCTGCGGACAACGACCAGCAGTGAGAGTGTTCTGACAGACTTGAGCGAGCCGGAGATCTCTTCCCTCCGCAGTGAGAGCAGCGGTGGCAGTGGGGGTGTTTGTGTGCATAGCCCGGAAGACTCGGACAGTTCGCACCGCACTTGCTCGGACTCTGCAGCCATGCCTGACCACACATCACTAGGTGTGACCCATCTTTCTTCAGAACTTTCGAGCTATGATTCATTGCCTGTAAAGCATGGCAAGAGAGGACGGACACGAGCTAAGGAGTTCTTACGGCGCATGGAAGCTTTTCAGTTACGTGGAGCAATGGGTGGTGGAGGGAACAGGAGTCTTGCTATAAGTGCCCCAGTTCTCCAACAAGAACCACAGGCTGTGAAAACTCTCcactgtgtggacatcatcgatGGAGACATGCATCTTGCAGATCCACCTTCCGGCATGCGGTTGCCCTCCCAGTCTAGCAGCGAAGGGAGCAGCAGCCAGTCCAGTGGGAGTGCCGTCAGTACGCCAAATATGAAGGAACGCAACTTCCATCGGGCTGATCACAAGCGCAGTGGGATGTACCTGGAGGACTTGGATGTGTTCTCCAGTCTCATCAATGGTAAGCGTGTGGCTGAGCAGAACCGACGCAATGAGTTCTACTCCTACGAGGATCTGGTGGTGCATATACCTAAAGATCACAAGCCTGGAACCTTTCCCAAAGCTCTGTCCATCGAGAGTCTTTCACCCTCAACGGCGATCTCCATCAACTGGCACTCGACAAGAATGGACTCGGATGTTCGGCATCCACCTAGCTTCAAAGAACCTCAATCAGTCACACAGTGCTCCACCCGAGGCAGTCGGATCAGCATTTACGACAATGTACCCAGCTCGCACCTCTATGCCAGCACCGGTGACCTCATAGACTTGGAAAAGGAAGACTTTTTCCCACATTTGGATGATATTCTGCAGCATGTTAATGGACTGCAACAGATCGTGGACCACTGGTCCAAGAATGTATTGCCTAAAAGTGAAAACTTGGGGAAGGACCGAGTTGGTCTTGTTGGCCAAAGGCAAGGTAACCAGCAATCATCCAGTCAGATCACATTGGATTTTGAGGGACATTCAGTGCAGGAGGGTCAGGCAACCCCCGGTGATGTAGACAGGGATGGGGTGTCACTTAATGAATCAGAATTCACAGGAATGAGGGAAAGGAGAGACTCAGGGGTCGGGGCTTCACTTACCAGACCAAGACG CTTGCGATGGCCTAGTTTCCAGATTTCCAACCGCCTCAGCCATTCGGTCGCCTCTCTCCAGATCGCCAGCCAATCTGCGGCCCAGCTTAGCCTGCTACAGAAATTTTCCTTGCTCCGTCTCACTGCCATTATGGAGAAATACTCCATGTCCAACAAACATGGCTGGACCTG GTCTGTGCCAAAGTTTATGAAGAGGATCAAGGTTCCAGACTATAAGGATAAGAATGTGTTCGGGGTTCCACTGATTGTGCATGTGCAACGCTTTGGTCAACCTTTACCTCTCAGTGTCCAGCAGGCTTTGCGCTACCTCAGGAGCCAATGCCTTGATCAG GTGGGTCTTTTTCGTAAGTCAGGAGTGAAGTCTCGTATCCAAGCTCTCAGACAGATGAATGAGAATTCTCCCGATGATGTCAGCTATGAAGACCAGTCTGCGTATGATGTGGCCGACATGGTCAAACAGTTCTTCAGGGATCTGCCTGAGCCACTTCTGACCAGCAAACTGGGTGAAACCTTCCTCCACATTTATCAAT ATGTGCCCAAAGAGCAGCGCTTGCAGGCTGTGCAGGCGGCTATTATGCTGATGTCAGATGAAAACAGAGAGGTACTGCAAACACTGCTCTGCTTCCTGAGTGATGTCACATCCTCAGTGCAAGAGAATCAAATGACGCCTATGAACATTGCAGTGTGTCTGGCACCATCGCTTTTTCATCTCAACATCCTGAAGAAGGACAGTCTTACACCAAG AGCTATGCAGATGCAGAAAAAGTATGCTACAGGGAGGCCAGACCAAAAGGACCTGAATGAAAACCTGGCTGCCACTCAGGGCCTGGTTCACATGATCACAGAGTGTAACCGCTTATTTGAG attCCACATGGAATGGTGACACAATCACGAAACTCCTATGTGGAGGCCGAGCTTCAGGCTCCCACCATTGAGGAGCTCTGCAAGCGGCAACATCAAGAGGAAGAGGCGGAAGATGAAGGCTCTTGGCCTGCATTCATGGAGGCCAGGCTGCAGGGTCTCCTCAAAGAAACACGGGAAAAGGCCAAAGGCTGGGTGTCCTGTCAGAGCACCAGCGACACAGAGCTGTCCTATAAGAAG GTGGGTGATGGGAACCCTCTGCGGCGTTGGAGGGTCTCAGTGGAGGTGGAAGCCCCTCCGTCTGTGGTCCTAAACCGTGTTCTTCGGGAACGCCATCTGTGGGACGTGGATCTGATGAATTGGAAAGTGTGTGACGTCCTGGACAGGCAAACGGAAGTGTTCCAGTATGTCCTCAACTGTATGCCTCCTCATCCCAGCAGAGACTTTGTAGTGCTCAG GTCGTGGAGGACGGATCTGCCGCGTGGGACGTGTTCTCTGGTCTCCCTGTCTATTGAGCATGAGGACTGTCCGCCTGTAGGGGGCATCAGAGCTATAGTTATGGAATCCAATTACTTGCTGGAGCCCTGTGGCTCTGGCAAGTCCAGACTCACCCACATCTGCAGAGTGGACCTGAA agggaGAACTCCGGACTGGTATAACAAAGCATTCGGACACCTTTGTGCCGATGAAGCTGCTCGTATTCGCAATTCCTTCCAGCCAATCCAAACAGAGGGTCCAGAAACAAAAATTTGA